In Microbacterium sp. zg-Y818, the genomic window CGCCGAAGCTGACCGTCCGTGGCAGACGGTGGTGTGGAACGACCCGGTCAACCTCATGAGCTACGTCGTGCACGTGTTCCGCGAGTACTTCGGGCACTCCCCCGAGGTCGCGACCCGCCTCATGCTCGCCGTCCACCACGAAGGACGCGCGGTCGTCGCGGAGGGTGCACGCGAACAGATGGAGCTGCACACGCAGGCGATGCACGACTACGGGCTCTGGGCGACCGTGCAGCAGGCGCCGGCATGACCGACACCGGTCCCATCGTCATGGAGATCACCCTCGTCGAGGGTGCCCACCTCGCCGACCTCGTCTCGCAATTCCTCGAGCTGCTCGATGAGGGCGGCCGTTCGGGCGCTCGCCCGCCCGATGACCCGGCCATCGCGCGACTCGTCCCGGACGCGTACCGGGACGACGCGGATGCCGCGCGTGAATTCCGCGCGCTGACGGCATCCGATCTGCTGGGTCGCCGCCGCGACGATGCGCGCGCCGTGCTCGACGACCTCTCCCCCGGCGGACAGGGGCTGCATCTCACTGACGTGCCTCCCGATTCCCTTGCCGAGACACTCGCGGTGACGCTCACGGGCGAGCGCGGCCGCGCCTGGTTGCGCACCCTGAACGCGCTGCGCCTCGTGCTGGCGACCCGCTTGGGCATCGACGGCGAGGACGACCACGACGCCGGTGACCGGCGCTTCGCCATCTACGACTGGCTCGGCTATCGGCTGGACGGATTGGTCGCCGCACTCGGGCGATGACCTGAGCCGCTTCGCGGCCGTTTCGTCAGGGGATCTGGAAGACGTGCGTCGCGCGCTCGCGAGGGCTGTTGCGTGCGAGGTGGCGTTCTTCCTGCTCGGCCCAGCGAGTCCAGTACGGGCGGAAACCGTCGCCGTCGCGCGCCAGTGCCCGCGCTTGGCGGGAGACCGCCGGCGACTCGAGCCACGCGCGCACGTCGCCGAGCCGCGCGTTCTCCGGGGTGAGCAGGCCCGCGCCCTCGACGATCAGTGGCAGGGAGGGGTCCACCGCGTGCGCCTCGGCGCGCGTGCCGGACTCCCAGTCCCACCGCTGCCAGACACCGATCAACCCGCGCGCGTGGGGGCGGAGGATCTGGTCGCGCGCGTAGACGGCACCCTCAAAGAGGCCGTCCCACCCGGGATACAGGGAGTCCAGCGCCACCAGCTGCACCCGACCGCGCTGCGGCCATCGGGCCACCAGTTCGCGCGCGAGCGTGGACTTTCCCGCGCCGCTGCGGCCGTCGATGAGGACCACCGGATTGGACGCGCCCACGGCTCGTACCGCAGCGACGAGACGATCCGTCGCCGCGCGAAGAGCCGGGGACAGCGCGCGGTCGTTACTTCTTGAGGGCGCGGATGACACGGCTCAGTGCGCGACCGGCGACCCAGACGAAGGGAATCGCCACCGCGAGGAACGAGACGATGTTCGGCTCGAACCGCAGATCATCGCCCTTGCGCACGTATGCGCCGAGCGGGATGGCATAGCCGCCACCGCCCCCGCCGCCGTTCCCGTCGGCATCCGCTCCGCCGCCGAACCCCGTCCAGGCGAGGGCGACAGGGACGAGGGTGATGCCGTCGAGCTCCTGCTTCTCTCCGTAGACGCTGGTGACGCCGTAAGAAGCGGACTGCTTGCCGAGGTCCAGTGCGATGTTGGCCATTCCCCCACCGTACCGGGCCGCGCGCCTGCGGCCCAGCATCCGGTGGGTCAGTGCTCGGGTGGGCCCTGGGGGCGGCGCTCCGGGCGGGGATTAGTCGGCAGAGCGCCGAGGTCCCGGGTGCCGCCCAGCAGCGTCGCGCGGGTGACGGCGGCGCGGCCGAATCGCTCGCGGGCTCCGTCAAGGGCCTCCTCAACGCGGCGCCAGTCCTCGTCGTCGTCCCAGAGGGCCAGTGGCGCGCCGCCGGCGGGTCGCAGGTTCTCGGCGCGCACGCCGATGAGCCGCACCGGCATGCGCAGGTCGATCTGGTGGAACAGGTCCCACGCGGCATCCCCGATGCGCTGCCCCACCGCGGTCGGTTCGGGAAGCGTCTGCGACCGGGTGAGCGTGCTGAAGTCGGCGAAGCGCAGCTTCAGGGCGATGGTGGCCGCCTCCCAGCCGTTCCCGCGCAAGCGGGCGCCGACGCGGTCGGCGAGCCGGCGCAGTTCGGTGCGCAGCACGGCGGGGTCGGCGATGTCGTCGTGGAAGGTCTCCTCATGTCCGACGCTCTTCTCGATGCGCTCGGTCTGCACCTCACGGGCATCGACGCCTCGCGCGAGGTGCCACACCCGCTCGCCCATCGCCGGACCGAGCGCTCGGTTCAGCACACCGCGCGGGGTGGCGAGCACATCGGCCACGGTGCGGATGCCGCGGGTCTCCAGCGCCACGGTCGCCTTGGGGCCGACCCCCCACAGGGCGCTCACCGGGCGCGCGGCGAGAAACGCCTGGGTGTCGGATGCGCGGACTATCAACAAGCCGTCGGGCTTGGAGATGGTGGATGCCATCTTCGCGACGTGCTTGGTGGCCGCGACCCCGACGCTGCACGTCAACCCGGTCTCGTCGAGCACGCGCACCCGCAGCAGCCGTCCGATCTCGCCGGGCGATCCCCAGAGGCGGCGCGCTCCGTGAACGTCGAGGAACGCCTCGTCGATCGACAGCGGCTCGACCAGCGGGGTGATCGAGTGGAAGATCTCCATGACCTGCTGGGACAGGGCGAGGTAGCGGTCGAAGTGCGGGGCGACGACTGTCGCCTGCGGGCACAGGCGCAGGGCCTGGCTGACCGGCATGGCCGACCGTACGCCGAAGCGGCGCGCCTCGTACGAGGCGCTCGAGACGACGCTGCGCCCCTCGGGCGACCCGATGATGATGGGCTTGCCCTTCAGCGACGGGTCGTCGAGCACCTCCACGGCGGCATAGAAGGCATCCATGTCGACGTGGAGGATGCGCGTGCCGGTGTCGTCGGCGCCGTCCGGCGAGACGATGCGCCCCGTTCCGTCCCCGCGTCCCATAACCCCATCATCCCCGCATCCCCCGACACCCGAGTGGGTATTCGGGTTCGCGAGTGAGTATTCGGTACGACGGGTGATTACTCACTCGGCTCCGCGAATACTCACTCGCGCCGGCGAATACTCACTCGGCGGCGCGGGAGAGGATCAGCTCGCGCACGCGCGCGGCGTCGGCCTGGCCCTTCATCGCCTTCATGACGGCGCCGATCACCGCTCCGGCGGCCTGCACCTTGCCGTCGCGGATCTTCGCCATCACGTCGGGCTGGGATGCCAGCGCCTCGTCGATCGCCGCGATCAGCGCGCCGTCGTCCGAGACCACCGCGAGCCCGCGGGCGTCGACGACCTCCTGTGGCGAGCCCTCGCCGGCGATGACGCCCTCGAGCACCTGCCGGGCCAGCTTGTCGTTGAGCGTGCCGGCATCGACGAGAACCTGCACCGCGGCGACATCGGCCGGCGACACCAGTTCGCTCGGCTCCCGGCCCGCCGCGTTCGCGAGGCGCGTGATCTCGCCGGTCCACCACTTGCGGGCGGCGGCGGGCGATGCGCCGGCGGCGATGGTCGCTTCGACCTCGCCCAGCAGGCCGCCGTTGGCGACGTCCTGGAACTCGAGGTCGGTGAATCCCCAGTCCGCCTTCAGCCGGCGGCGCCGGGCAGCCGGCGGCTCCGGAAGCGCCGCACGCAGCTCTTCGATCAGCTCCGCGGAGGGCACCACGGGCAGCAGGTCGGGCTCCGGGAAGTACCGGTAGTCGTCGGCGTCGGACTTCGGCCGACCGGGAGAGGTGGTGCCGGTGTCCTCGTGCCAGTGGCGCGTCTCCTGGATGATCGTGCCGCCGTCGGCGAGGATGGCCGCCTGCCGCTGGATCTCGTACCGCACCGCCCGCTCGACCGACCGCATCGAGTTGACGTTCTTCGTCTCGGTGCGGGTGCCCAGCGGCGGCGTCGGCTCACCGGGGGCGACGCGGGGACGCAGCGACACGTTCGCGTCGCAGCGGAGGTTGCCTCGCTCCATGCGGGCCTCGGAGATGCCGAGGCCACGCACGATGTCGCGGATCGTCGCGATGTACGCCTTGGCGATCTCGGGCGCGCGGTGCTCGGCCCCGATGATCGGCTTCGTCACGATCTCGACCAGCGGCACGCCGGCGCGGTTGTAGTCGACGAGCGAGTACTCGGCGCCCTGGATGCGACCGGTCGACCCGCCCATGTGGGTGAGCTTGCCGGCATCCTCCTCCATGTGCGCGCGCTCGATCGGGATCACCACGGTGTCGCCGTCGGCGAGCTCGATCTCGACCTCGCCCTCGAAAGCGATCGGCTCGTCGTACTGCGAGATCTGGTAGTTCTTGCCCAGGTCCGGGTAGAAGTAGTTCTTTCGCGCGAAGCGGCTCGACGGCGCGATCGAGCAGCCGAGGGCCAGGCCCAGGCTGATCGACGACCGAACGGCCTCGGCGTTGACCACCGGCATCGAGCCGGGAAGACCCATGTCCACCGGCGCGACGAGGGTGTTCGGACCCGCGGCGTGGTTCTTCTCGTTGGCGGGGTTGCCCGCGCCGGAGAACATCTTCGTCTCGGTGTTGAGCTCGACGTGCACCTCGAACCCGAGAACGGGCTCGAACAGTTCGAGGGCCTTGTCGAAGTCCATCAGCTTTGCCTTGGCCATCAGCGGGTCCCTCCCAGGATCGGTGCGCGGTCCAGCAGCGGGCCACCCCAGCGGTCGACGAGCATCGCCTCCACGGCGGCGCCCACTCGATACAGACGGGCGTCCTCGCGCACCGGGGCGAGGAACTGGATGCCGACGGGCAGGCCGTCCTCGGCCGCGAGCCCCGAGGGGATCGAGATGCCCGGAACCCCCGCGAGGTTCGCGGGGATGGTGGTGACGTCGTTGAGGTACATCTGCAGCGGGTCGTCGATCTTCTCGCCGAGGCGGAACGCGGTCGTCGGCGCAGAAGGCGTGGCGATGACGTCCACCTGCGTGAAGGCCTCGTCGAAGTCCCGCTGGATGAGCGTTCGCACCTTCTGGGCGGAGCCGTAGTACGCGTCGTAGTAGCCGGCCGACAGTGCGTAGGTGCCGAGGATCACGC contains:
- a CDS encoding DUF2017 domain-containing protein → MTDTGPIVMEITLVEGAHLADLVSQFLELLDEGGRSGARPPDDPAIARLVPDAYRDDADAAREFRALTASDLLGRRRDDARAVLDDLSPGGQGLHLTDVPPDSLAETLAVTLTGERGRAWLRTLNALRLVLATRLGIDGEDDHDAGDRRFAIYDWLGYRLDGLVAALGR
- the clpS gene encoding ATP-dependent Clp protease adapter ClpS; its protein translation is MGLMGLATPDLDEITRLDELAEADRPWQTVVWNDPVNLMSYVVHVFREYFGHSPEVATRLMLAVHHEGRAVVAEGAREQMELHTQAMHDYGLWATVQQAPA
- a CDS encoding DNA polymerase IV, whose product is MGRGDGTGRIVSPDGADDTGTRILHVDMDAFYAAVEVLDDPSLKGKPIIIGSPEGRSVVSSASYEARRFGVRSAMPVSQALRLCPQATVVAPHFDRYLALSQQVMEIFHSITPLVEPLSIDEAFLDVHGARRLWGSPGEIGRLLRVRVLDETGLTCSVGVAATKHVAKMASTISKPDGLLIVRASDTQAFLAARPVSALWGVGPKATVALETRGIRTVADVLATPRGVLNRALGPAMGERVWHLARGVDAREVQTERIEKSVGHEETFHDDIADPAVLRTELRRLADRVGARLRGNGWEAATIALKLRFADFSTLTRSQTLPEPTAVGQRIGDAAWDLFHQIDLRMPVRLIGVRAENLRPAGGAPLALWDDDEDWRRVEEALDGARERFGRAAVTRATLLGGTRDLGALPTNPRPERRPQGPPEH
- the gatB gene encoding Asp-tRNA(Asn)/Glu-tRNA(Gln) amidotransferase subunit GatB, which encodes MAKAKLMDFDKALELFEPVLGFEVHVELNTETKMFSGAGNPANEKNHAAGPNTLVAPVDMGLPGSMPVVNAEAVRSSISLGLALGCSIAPSSRFARKNYFYPDLGKNYQISQYDEPIAFEGEVEIELADGDTVVIPIERAHMEEDAGKLTHMGGSTGRIQGAEYSLVDYNRAGVPLVEIVTKPIIGAEHRAPEIAKAYIATIRDIVRGLGISEARMERGNLRCDANVSLRPRVAPGEPTPPLGTRTETKNVNSMRSVERAVRYEIQRQAAILADGGTIIQETRHWHEDTGTTSPGRPKSDADDYRYFPEPDLLPVVPSAELIEELRAALPEPPAARRRRLKADWGFTDLEFQDVANGGLLGEVEATIAAGASPAAARKWWTGEITRLANAAGREPSELVSPADVAAVQVLVDAGTLNDKLARQVLEGVIAGEGSPQEVVDARGLAVVSDDGALIAAIDEALASQPDVMAKIRDGKVQAAGAVIGAVMKAMKGQADAARVRELILSRAAE